The Bacillota bacterium genome has a window encoding:
- a CDS encoding ABC transporter permease, translating into MTNTFWQLLSANLKDIVRERMNLFWFFGFPILFVLLFGTIFSSAGDIHYDIGLAYGSEGPLVQALSMGFGAVPAFTLHKGTRDEELGELKKGKRTLVIDVPDISLQPAMAGETVKLKVYYDKSKQATGQVLLPVVSQILGEIERHITGRPRIFDVEPQPIQHAGLRDIDFLLPGILAMALMQLGLFGSLRVVSLREQKILKSLGATPLPRGLLVAAEVLLRILMAVMQTLAIVAIGQAVFKVNVVGEWYSILGVVFLGAVTFVSLGYMLVSSVRTEESGQGIIQLIQFPMMFLSGIFFPMEIMPSFLRPVITAMPLTYLGDLLRQVMVGAPPAYSIFTDLMILAGWSIVSLVLAARLWKWE; encoded by the coding sequence ATGACGAATACGTTCTGGCAGCTTCTTTCAGCAAATCTGAAGGATATCGTCCGCGAGAGAATGAACCTGTTCTGGTTTTTTGGATTTCCCATCCTGTTCGTACTCTTATTTGGAACCATATTCTCTTCCGCCGGGGATATTCATTATGACATAGGACTTGCCTACGGTTCCGAAGGGCCCCTTGTACAGGCCCTCTCAATGGGTTTCGGCGCCGTGCCTGCGTTTACTTTACATAAGGGTACCCGCGATGAGGAGCTTGGCGAGCTCAAGAAAGGAAAGAGGACCCTGGTGATTGATGTACCGGACATTTCGTTGCAGCCTGCCATGGCAGGGGAAACGGTGAAGTTGAAAGTATACTATGATAAAAGCAAGCAGGCGACAGGTCAGGTTTTACTCCCGGTAGTAAGTCAGATACTGGGAGAGATCGAAAGGCATATCACCGGCAGGCCCAGGATATTTGATGTGGAGCCGCAGCCAATTCAGCATGCCGGGCTCCGGGACATAGATTTTCTCCTTCCCGGCATTCTGGCCATGGCCCTCATGCAGTTAGGCCTTTTCGGTTCCCTCCGTGTTGTGAGCCTGAGAGAACAAAAGATCCTCAAGAGTCTTGGCGCGACTCCACTTCCCAGGGGGTTATTGGTTGCAGCCGAGGTGCTTCTAAGGATACTCATGGCTGTGATGCAGACACTTGCCATAGTAGCCATAGGCCAGGCGGTATTCAAGGTGAACGTGGTGGGAGAATGGTATTCTATCCTCGGAGTAGTATTCCTGGGAGCAGTAACCTTTGTGAGTCTCGGGTATATGCTCGTATCCTCGGTCAGGACGGAGGAAAGCGGGCAAGGGATAATCCAACTCATCCAATTCCCTATGATGTTTCTCTCGGGTATCTTTTTCCCTATGGAGATCATGCCTTCCTTCTTGCGGCCCGTGATCACCGCTATGCCTTTGACATACCTTGGAGATCTGCTACGCCAGGTGATGGTGGGGGCTCCACCAGCCTACAGTATTTTTACCGATCTTATGATACTTGCCGGCTGGAGCATCGTGAGCCTGGTGCTGGCGGCAAGGCTTTGGAAGTGGGAATGA
- a CDS encoding ABC transporter ATP-binding protein: MDAVLVSGLYKSYRNVRAVDGLDLRVESGQVFGMLGPNGAGKTTTVEILVGLRNRDAGTVSVLGLDPARDGKEIKSRIGVQLQTHGLYPRLTVREVVCLFASFYEKHLPPDEVIEMVGLTGKTRTIVKSLSGGQVQRLAVALAMINDAELVFLDEPTTGLDPQARRGLWDVIGNMKKRGKTVFLTTHYMEEAEHLCDTVAIVDHGKVIACGSPSSLIAEHFKEQAIEFSNSITAAHEGFESLPGVTRARFDGDKATLYTRDVTRTISGLMELAEANGGTTGDVIVRRATLEDVFLKLTGRRIRE, from the coding sequence TTGGATGCGGTTCTTGTATCAGGGTTATATAAGTCATATAGAAATGTGAGGGCCGTAGATGGCCTTGATCTTCGGGTGGAATCTGGACAGGTCTTTGGTATGTTGGGTCCAAACGGGGCCGGGAAAACCACGACTGTTGAGATACTTGTGGGCCTTCGGAACCGTGATGCTGGAACAGTATCTGTCCTGGGGTTGGATCCTGCAAGGGATGGAAAAGAGATAAAATCCAGGATCGGGGTGCAGTTGCAGACCCATGGCCTTTATCCAAGGCTTACGGTGCGCGAAGTCGTATGTCTATTTGCCAGTTTCTATGAGAAACACCTGCCGCCAGATGAAGTAATAGAGATGGTAGGACTGACAGGCAAGACGAGGACTATAGTGAAATCCTTGTCGGGAGGCCAGGTCCAAAGGCTTGCAGTAGCTCTGGCCATGATCAATGATGCTGAGCTGGTTTTTCTCGATGAACCCACAACTGGACTTGATCCTCAGGCAAGACGGGGTCTCTGGGATGTAATCGGGAATATGAAGAAGCGAGGAAAGACAGTCTTTCTCACGACGCACTATATGGAAGAAGCAGAACACCTGTGCGATACAGTGGCCATTGTGGACCATGGAAAGGTTATAGCCTGTGGCTCACCGTCTAGCCTTATCGCAGAGCATTTTAAAGAGCAGGCTATAGAATTCTCCAATTCTATTACTGCCGCTCATGAGGGATTTGAATCGTTGCCCGGGGTTACGAGAGCTCGTTTTGACGGCGACAAAGCTACTTTGTATACCCGTGATGTTACGCGCACAATCTCCGGGCTTATGGAGCTTGCCGAGGCAAATGGAGGCACGACCGGCGATGTGATTGTAAGGCGAGCGACCCTGGAGGATGTCTTCCTGAAGCTCACAGGGAGGAGGATCAGAGAATGA
- a CDS encoding nucleotidyltransferase domain-containing protein: MKCPSSARPICRVADDKMITERRFLSQEEKEKIISKIKEYLQPRHEISFAYLHGSFAGSKTFADVDIAIYLDPDTAGHLDYEVSLEGLLEKVAGVPFDVRVINNAPPSFCYNVLRKGYPILVRDQNARCDFQARTLDMYFDFAPFRFRYLKEALRHEM, encoded by the coding sequence ATGAAATGCCCCTCGTCGGCCAGGCCTATTTGCAGGGTGGCGGACGATAAAATGATTACCGAAAGGCGATTCCTATCACAAGAGGAAAAAGAGAAGATCATATCAAAGATCAAGGAATACCTACAACCCAGACACGAGATCAGCTTTGCATACCTTCACGGTTCTTTTGCTGGGTCAAAAACCTTTGCCGATGTAGACATAGCCATCTATCTTGACCCAGACACCGCCGGCCATCTCGATTATGAAGTCTCGCTGGAAGGTCTGCTGGAGAAGGTTGCTGGTGTACCTTTCGATGTCAGAGTAATCAACAATGCGCCCCCTTCTTTTTGCTACAACGTCCTCAGGAAAGGATATCCGATTCTGGTCCGAGACCAGAATGCACGCTGTGATTTCCAGGCTCGGACCCTAGATATGTATTTCGATTTCGCTCCTTTTCGCTTCCGTTATTTGAAGGAGGCGTTGAGACATGAAATGTGA
- a CDS encoding DUF86 domain-containing protein has protein sequence MKCDPLKVTKLVSSFKQAVGRLKHLSTLSLDEFISDPDRIASAKYHFIVAIEAAIDLCNHLIAQNDLRLPEDYSDTFRVLGEAGVFPPPSIDDLVQMAKFRNRLVHQYWDVSHEVIYGILQNKLSDLDDILISLGKALDL, from the coding sequence ATGAAATGTGATCCATTGAAGGTAACCAAACTTGTTTCTTCTTTCAAACAGGCCGTCGGTCGATTGAAACATCTATCAACGCTGTCCCTTGATGAGTTCATATCTGATCCAGACAGAATTGCCAGCGCGAAATACCATTTCATCGTCGCAATTGAGGCTGCCATAGATCTATGCAATCACCTTATTGCTCAAAATGATCTTCGCTTGCCAGAAGATTACTCGGACACATTCCGTGTCCTGGGGGAAGCTGGAGTCTTTCCACCGCCTTCAATCGATGATCTCGTTCAAATGGCGAAATTCAGAAATAGGCTTGTTCACCAATATTGGGATGTCAGCCATGAGGTTATATATGGCATACTTCAGAACAAGCTTAGCGACCTAGATGACATCTTGATCTCCCTAGGGAAAGCGCTGGATCTATGA
- the htpX gene encoding zinc metalloprotease HtpX has protein sequence MYEQIASNVNKTRFLIAFFIVIIGILGYAFGEMTGYGYGGLAIAIIIAILMSAGSYYYSDSIVLAISHARPVTKDENPYLWNTVEGLSIAAGIPMPKVYIIDDSAPNAFATGRNPEHSAIAVTTGLLSKLNRLELEGVIAHEMSHIKNYDILISTIAVIMVGVVALLSDWMLRSMWWRGAWGGGFGGGGRRRQDGNGEGGIGAILVIIGLILAIVGPLIAQLLRLAISRKREFLADASGALLTRYPEGLASALEKISADNEPLEVANKATAHLYIVNPLKDRRSRMDVLFSTHPPVEERIRALRSM, from the coding sequence ATGTATGAGCAGATAGCCAGCAATGTCAATAAGACAAGATTCCTGATCGCATTCTTCATCGTGATAATCGGGATACTTGGCTATGCTTTCGGCGAGATGACAGGCTATGGTTATGGAGGTCTCGCAATCGCTATAATAATCGCAATCCTTATGAGTGCCGGCAGCTATTACTACAGTGATTCCATTGTTCTCGCTATCAGCCATGCGCGACCTGTCACAAAGGATGAAAACCCTTATCTCTGGAATACTGTTGAGGGCCTCTCGATCGCAGCAGGCATTCCCATGCCAAAGGTATATATCATTGACGATTCTGCCCCAAATGCATTCGCTACGGGGCGAAATCCCGAGCATTCTGCCATCGCCGTCACTACCGGACTTCTCAGTAAGTTGAACCGCCTTGAATTGGAGGGCGTTATTGCCCATGAGATGTCTCATATCAAGAATTATGATATTCTCATTTCCACCATCGCCGTGATCATGGTGGGAGTAGTAGCGCTTCTGAGCGACTGGATGCTCCGCTCTATGTGGTGGAGGGGTGCCTGGGGCGGCGGATTTGGTGGGGGTGGCCGGCGCAGGCAGGATGGCAATGGAGAAGGCGGCATCGGAGCCATTCTGGTTATAATAGGATTGATCCTCGCCATAGTTGGGCCTCTTATCGCTCAGCTTCTCAGACTTGCAATTTCACGGAAGAGGGAATTCCTGGCAGACGCAAGTGGCGCCCTGCTTACCCGCTACCCTGAGGGGTTGGCATCAGCCCTGGAGAAGATATCCGCGGACAATGAACCTCTGGAGGTGGCCAATAAGGCAACCGCCCACCTTTATATCGTGAACCCCCTCAAAGATCGCCGGAGCCGCATGGATGTGTTGTTCAGCACGCATCCACCCGTCGAGGAACGTATTCGCGCATTGAGATCCATGTGA
- a CDS encoding leucine--tRNA ligase — MERYNHQAIEEKWRELWEKTNAHRTDESPGKPKYYCLDMFPYPSGSGLHVGHWRVYVLSDVWSRYKKMQGYAVLHPMGWDAFGLPAENDAIKKRIHPEISTARNIATFKRQLHDIGAMYDWEREIATHSPEYYKWTQWIFLKMFERGLAYRKEMPINWCPACKTGIANEEVVNGACERCGTKVTKKNLMQWMLKITAYADRLLEDLDRLDWPEKVKKMQADWIGRSYGAEITFGIEGLNKTVTVFTTRADTLFGATYMVLAPEHPLVADLVSPEMRDAVDKYIENALAKSSVDRMTITKEKAGVFTGGYAINPINGRRLPIWVSDYVLMDYGTGAVMGVPGHDERDFDFASAFGIPIIRVIAPTDIARQDMKKAADLPLDHAEVEYGVMVNSGEFDGMTSEEGKKAVTQSLAKRGMGRFTVNYKMRDWVFSRQRYWGEPIPIILCEKCGEVAVPEDQLPVMLPRVEHYEPTGTGESPLAAIPEFVNTTCPKCGGPAKRETNTMPQWAGSCWYFLRYVDPNNDKALCDPDKANAWLPVDLYVGGIEHAVLHLLYARFYTKFLYDIGAIGFDEPFIRLFNQGMVCKDGAKMSKSKGNVVSPDDIVERYGADSLRLYELFIGPPELDSEWSDSGIEGMYRFLNRLWHLVTSHIGGYGGTSAALERERNCAAMEVTERLEAFKLNTAVSALMSYVKFLGDYMSESGPIDKESIETLVRLVAPFAPHAAEELWQRMGHPDSVFAARWPEYDRSKVEEDLLTLPVQVNGKVRGTIQVRRDATKSEVIAASKELTSVARNISGKEIVKEILIPGKIVNIVVR; from the coding sequence ATGGAAAGGTACAATCATCAGGCCATAGAAGAAAAATGGCGGGAGCTTTGGGAAAAAACCAACGCCCACCGCACAGATGAATCTCCCGGCAAGCCGAAATATTACTGCCTTGACATGTTTCCTTATCCATCCGGGTCGGGACTCCATGTGGGGCACTGGCGCGTATATGTCTTAAGCGATGTGTGGAGCCGCTACAAGAAAATGCAGGGTTACGCCGTGTTGCACCCAATGGGGTGGGATGCTTTCGGCCTTCCTGCTGAGAATGACGCAATCAAAAAGCGCATTCATCCGGAGATATCAACTGCCCGGAATATTGCGACTTTCAAGCGTCAGCTCCATGATATCGGCGCCATGTATGACTGGGAGCGGGAGATAGCCACCCATTCTCCTGAGTATTATAAATGGACACAATGGATCTTCCTTAAAATGTTTGAGCGCGGCCTTGCCTATCGAAAGGAGATGCCCATAAACTGGTGTCCGGCCTGCAAGACAGGCATCGCCAACGAGGAGGTCGTAAATGGCGCTTGTGAACGCTGCGGCACTAAGGTCACAAAGAAGAACCTGATGCAGTGGATGCTGAAGATTACAGCCTATGCCGACAGACTGCTTGAGGATCTTGATAGGTTGGACTGGCCTGAGAAGGTTAAGAAAATGCAGGCAGACTGGATTGGCAGGAGTTATGGAGCCGAGATTACATTCGGCATCGAAGGGCTAAATAAAACTGTAACAGTCTTCACAACCCGTGCGGATACGCTTTTTGGGGCTACCTATATGGTACTGGCGCCTGAGCATCCACTGGTGGCGGATCTTGTCTCCCCGGAAATGCGGGATGCTGTTGATAAATATATAGAGAATGCGCTGGCAAAGTCCTCGGTGGATCGTATGACCATTACGAAGGAAAAGGCAGGAGTCTTCACCGGTGGCTATGCTATCAATCCTATCAACGGCAGGCGTTTGCCGATATGGGTTTCTGACTATGTGTTGATGGACTATGGGACCGGTGCTGTCATGGGTGTGCCGGGCCATGATGAACGCGATTTTGACTTCGCTTCAGCGTTTGGGATACCGATAATAAGGGTAATAGCTCCCACAGATATCGCGCGGCAAGATATGAAAAAAGCAGCTGATCTGCCCCTTGACCATGCAGAGGTTGAATACGGCGTTATGGTCAATTCCGGCGAATTTGATGGCATGACTTCTGAGGAAGGCAAGAAGGCGGTAACGCAAAGCCTAGCGAAGAGGGGGATGGGACGGTTCACGGTCAACTACAAAATGCGGGACTGGGTGTTTTCGCGACAGAGATACTGGGGCGAGCCTATACCGATAATCCTATGCGAGAAATGCGGCGAGGTCGCGGTGCCCGAGGACCAACTCCCTGTTATGTTGCCGCGCGTTGAGCATTATGAACCGACCGGGACCGGCGAATCTCCTCTTGCTGCAATACCTGAATTTGTGAATACCACGTGCCCTAAATGTGGTGGACCAGCGAAGCGCGAAACCAATACCATGCCCCAGTGGGCCGGGTCATGTTGGTATTTCCTAAGGTATGTGGATCCCAATAATGACAAGGCTCTTTGCGATCCTGATAAGGCCAATGCCTGGCTGCCAGTGGATCTTTATGTGGGCGGTATCGAACACGCGGTCCTGCACCTCTTGTATGCAAGGTTTTATACCAAGTTCCTGTATGACATAGGCGCCATCGGATTTGATGAGCCTTTTATCAGGCTGTTTAACCAGGGAATGGTCTGCAAAGATGGAGCCAAGATGAGTAAATCCAAGGGGAATGTTGTAAGCCCCGATGATATCGTAGAACGCTACGGAGCTGATTCTTTGAGGCTCTATGAGCTCTTCATCGGTCCTCCTGAACTGGATTCAGAATGGAGCGATAGCGGCATCGAAGGAATGTACCGTTTCTTGAACAGGCTGTGGCACCTGGTGACATCTCATATCGGCGGGTACGGCGGCACATCCGCGGCACTTGAGCGCGAACGAAACTGCGCTGCCATGGAGGTTACTGAAAGGCTTGAAGCGTTTAAGCTCAATACGGCGGTAAGCGCCCTCATGTCATATGTCAAGTTCCTGGGGGACTATATGAGCGAAAGCGGTCCGATTGACAAGGAAAGCATTGAAACCCTTGTGCGTCTTGTCGCTCCGTTCGCGCCGCATGCGGCGGAAGAACTCTGGCAGAGGATGGGTCACCCAGATAGCGTATTTGCCGCCAGGTGGCCTGAATACGACCGCAGTAAGGTGGAGGAAGACCTTCTCACACTGCCGGTGCAAGTTAACGGCAAAGTACGGGGGACAATCCAAGTACGCAGGGATGCTACCAAATCAGAAGTCATTGCAGCCTCTAAGGAGCTTACCAGTGTGGCACGGAATATTTCCGGCAAAGAAATCGTGAAGGAGATATTGATCCCCGGAAAGATAGTCAATATCGTGGTGCGCTGA
- a CDS encoding DUF4434 domain-containing protein translates to MSIKYAPIWRLILFAALAATWPMCISVEKTKAAGETRSHFSGTFLQLDAGNAIWSEAQWDEEFASMKRLGMNILIVQWAATPEQVYYPAKDLPGRRYVPSPLDIVMQKAEKYGFLVYLGPYMNEAWWSCYMDASFVEQELAITARVAGELYSLYGRSPAFAGWYLPYEINASAVSAPAARHYAARLLRQAVDLLHGITPNKPVTISPFFDRQLSIDMFESWWKEALTGSGITTVFLQDGVGTQRGISPEIAAQYFAAMRRATAAAGIRLWGDLEIFVESTWTSAPWERVKSQMVAEAPHVEGFVIFEYNHYMSPVRGGAAKELYDIYFRYLQDMAVSQ, encoded by the coding sequence ATGTCTATCAAATATGCACCGATTTGGCGTCTGATTCTATTTGCGGCTTTGGCAGCAACCTGGCCGATGTGCATATCCGTGGAGAAAACAAAGGCCGCGGGTGAAACTCGTTCGCATTTTTCGGGGACATTCTTACAGCTAGATGCAGGTAATGCTATATGGTCGGAAGCTCAATGGGATGAGGAGTTCGCCAGCATGAAACGGCTGGGTATGAACATTCTCATTGTTCAATGGGCCGCCACTCCGGAGCAGGTATATTACCCCGCAAAAGATCTCCCAGGCCGCAGATATGTACCATCTCCATTGGATATAGTGATGCAGAAAGCGGAGAAATATGGCTTCCTGGTCTATTTGGGCCCATATATGAATGAAGCCTGGTGGAGCTGCTATATGGATGCCAGCTTTGTTGAACAGGAACTGGCTATTACAGCACGAGTGGCAGGGGAGCTGTATTCGCTTTACGGGCGATCACCAGCCTTTGCCGGCTGGTATCTTCCCTACGAGATCAATGCGAGCGCAGTCTCCGCGCCTGCTGCGCGTCATTATGCCGCCAGGTTGCTACGACAGGCAGTCGATCTCCTCCACGGAATTACCCCTAACAAGCCAGTGACGATTTCTCCCTTCTTCGATCGTCAATTATCAATCGACATGTTCGAATCCTGGTGGAAAGAGGCGCTCACCGGCTCAGGGATCACAACTGTTTTCCTTCAGGATGGGGTCGGGACTCAGCGCGGGATCTCCCCAGAAATAGCTGCGCAGTATTTCGCTGCCATGCGGCGGGCTACAGCAGCCGCCGGAATCCGGCTCTGGGGCGATTTGGAAATCTTTGTCGAATCCACTTGGACCTCTGCACCCTGGGAACGGGTCAAATCTCAGATGGTCGCTGAAGCTCCTCATGTGGAAGGCTTTGTCATCTTTGAGTATAACCATTATATGAGCCCGGTCAGAGGAGGAGCGGCCAAGGAGCTCTATGATATCTATTTTCGCTATCTTCAGGATATGGCCGTGAGCCAGTAA
- a CDS encoding 4-oxalocrotonate tautomerase family protein: MPHISVDGPHLTREQKAELVREFTETASRVMKIPKEAFVVMIKENDPENVGVGGKLLADRER; the protein is encoded by the coding sequence ATGCCTCATATTTCTGTTGATGGTCCTCATTTGACTCGTGAGCAGAAGGCAGAACTCGTGAGGGAATTTACCGAGACTGCCAGCAGGGTCATGAAGATTCCTAAGGAAGCTTTTGTCGTTATGATCAAAGAAAACGACCCGGAAAACGTGGGAGTAGGTGGTAAGCTACTGGCGGACAGAGAAAGATGA
- a CDS encoding diaminopimelate dehydrogenase: MDAENNQTEQKHRVAVVGYGNIGRYTVEAVLNSKDMELAGIVRRPETVNSPVSHQLADIPVVSSISELERVEVSILAVPTRQVPAYAEKILRLGINTVDSFDIHGELIDLKRKLDSIAKESGSVAIVSAGWDPGTDSMIRGMLEFMAPRGVTYTNFGPGMSMGHSTAVKAIPGVKDALSVTVPLGTGVHRRLVYIQLQDGAEFEKVKQAILKDPYFAKDETIVSEVTDIQAIIDMGHGVVMERKGVSGATHNQLFKFEMRINNPALTGQILVASARASLRQAPGAYTMLEIPIIDFLYGEKEALLRKLT; encoded by the coding sequence ATGGACGCGGAAAACAACCAGACTGAACAGAAGCATAGAGTGGCAGTTGTGGGATATGGCAATATAGGGAGATACACCGTAGAAGCGGTCCTTAACTCAAAAGACATGGAACTCGCAGGCATCGTGAGGCGGCCTGAGACGGTCAATTCCCCAGTGTCTCACCAGCTCGCTGACATCCCCGTGGTATCATCTATCTCAGAACTTGAGCGGGTTGAAGTGTCCATCCTCGCCGTGCCTACACGTCAGGTGCCTGCCTATGCGGAGAAAATCCTGCGCCTGGGGATCAATACCGTCGATAGTTTCGACATTCACGGTGAGCTCATTGATCTCAAGCGCAAACTTGATTCCATAGCAAAAGAATCAGGTAGCGTAGCCATAGTTTCTGCGGGATGGGACCCTGGGACGGATTCAATGATCCGCGGCATGTTGGAATTCATGGCGCCGCGCGGGGTAACATACACTAATTTCGGACCGGGAATGAGCATGGGCCACTCCACAGCCGTCAAGGCAATTCCAGGGGTAAAAGATGCCTTGTCTGTCACCGTCCCACTGGGGACTGGGGTGCACAGGCGCCTTGTGTATATACAGCTTCAGGATGGAGCCGAGTTTGAAAAGGTGAAGCAGGCCATCCTCAAGGATCCGTATTTTGCAAAGGATGAGACTATTGTATCAGAAGTAACTGACATCCAGGCCATCATAGACATGGGCCATGGCGTGGTAATGGAGCGAAAAGGCGTATCAGGGGCAACCCACAATCAGCTATTCAAGTTCGAGATGCGTATCAATAACCCCGCCTTGACCGGGCAAATCCTGGTGGCTAGCGCAAGAGCGAGCCTGAGGCAGGCCCCAGGAGCGTATACGATGCTTGAAATCCCGATAATCGATTTCCTGTATGGAGAGAAAGAGGCACTCTTGAGGAAATTGACATAA
- a CDS encoding helix-turn-helix transcriptional regulator encodes MHQLSIASYFGSGSIPISIQRYIHNEGVSPHCHEFYELVYVESGFSLHMAGEQASILTPGDVFGIYPGCPHSYKNPFHAVIYNCLFTEDAIGEDMRYFSEFDCLKAIFLNAHGMGWNRIHLQPGIRDEISRIILAMTEENSARNIGWEAKLKGHLLELLVMLGREFRQQGQSIKSPRYFPPSLIYKALSFMEENFHCQLRLEDISSAVHLSPDYFSRVFRELIGLSPMEYLKILRIAKACEMLSGSDLPISQVAVDTGFLDNNYFSRVFRQIVGESPSRYRGLRPAVGADYQRSQYNNSRAVSLSVETSAHVRDH; translated from the coding sequence ATGCACCAGCTGTCCATAGCAAGCTACTTCGGGTCTGGCTCTATACCCATATCAATTCAGCGGTATATCCACAATGAAGGCGTGTCCCCTCACTGTCATGAATTTTACGAGCTCGTCTACGTAGAGTCAGGATTCTCGCTCCATATGGCTGGCGAGCAGGCGTCTATCCTGACTCCTGGTGATGTGTTCGGCATCTATCCAGGGTGTCCCCACAGCTATAAGAACCCCTTTCATGCCGTCATCTATAACTGCCTTTTCACAGAAGACGCTATTGGGGAGGACATGAGATATTTCAGTGAATTCGATTGTCTGAAGGCTATTTTCCTTAATGCGCATGGAATGGGATGGAACAGGATCCATTTGCAGCCCGGCATAAGAGATGAAATCTCACGCATCATTCTTGCTATGACCGAGGAGAATAGCGCCAGAAACATAGGATGGGAAGCCAAGCTCAAGGGGCATTTACTTGAATTGCTGGTGATGCTAGGAAGGGAGTTCAGACAACAAGGTCAAAGCATCAAGAGCCCCAGATATTTCCCTCCTTCCTTGATATATAAGGCATTATCATTCATGGAGGAGAATTTCCATTGTCAGCTGAGGTTGGAGGATATCTCCTCGGCTGTCCACCTCAGTCCTGACTACTTTTCACGAGTATTCAGGGAGCTGATTGGACTGAGCCCCATGGAATACCTTAAGATTCTGAGAATTGCTAAAGCTTGCGAAATGCTAAGTGGCTCGGATCTTCCCATTTCACAGGTGGCTGTGGATACTGGCTTCCTTGACAATAACTATTTCTCCAGGGTCTTTAGACAGATAGTAGGAGAGAGCCCGTCGCGCTACAGGGGGCTCAGACCTGCAGTGGGCGCAGACTATCAGAGGTCTCAATATAATAATAGCAGGGCTGTTTCACTTAGTGTCGAGACCAGCGCGCATGTTCGCGATCATTAG
- a CDS encoding CopG family transcriptional regulator, translated as MDYQNITLSIRKDLLRRVKHIAIERQTSVSGLLAKLLEDLVQKEDAYRKAYEDHLEILETPLDLGTYGTISWRREDLHER; from the coding sequence ATGGATTACCAAAATATCACTCTCTCTATTCGCAAGGATTTGCTTCGAAGGGTGAAACATATTGCTATCGAACGTCAGACCTCGGTGTCAGGGCTCCTGGCGAAATTGCTTGAGGATCTTGTCCAGAAGGAAGACGCCTACAGGAAAGCATATGAAGATCATCTTGAGATATTGGAGACTCCCTTAGATCTTGGGACATATGGCACTATATCGTGGAGAAGGGAGGACCTCCATGAAAGATAG
- a CDS encoding PIN domain-containing protein, whose protein sequence is MKDSGFQFVDTNVLVYAHDVSAGEKHDRARELITKLWKSGNGCISIQVLQEFYVTTVCKIARPLATEMAARIISDLSQWRIHVPDIEDVLEAIRIHRRNELSFWDALIVRSARMLGCEIIWTEDLNNGQEYEGIKVLTPFPTE, encoded by the coding sequence ATGAAAGATAGCGGCTTCCAATTTGTTGATACAAATGTTTTGGTTTATGCTCATGATGTATCTGCTGGGGAAAAGCATGACCGTGCCAGGGAACTCATCACTAAACTATGGAAGAGTGGCAACGGTTGTATCAGCATCCAGGTGCTTCAGGAATTTTATGTGACTACAGTCTGTAAAATCGCAAGACCGCTGGCCACGGAGATGGCGGCCCGGATTATTTCTGATTTGTCTCAATGGCGGATACATGTACCAGACATAGAGGATGTCCTAGAAGCTATTCGAATACACAGGCGCAACGAGCTATCATTCTGGGACGCTCTCATCGTCCGTAGCGCCAGAATGCTTGGCTGCGAAATCATATGGACAGAAGATCTCAATAACGGCCAGGAATATGAGGGAATCAAGGTTCTAACGCCCTTTCCAACAGAATAA